DNA sequence from the Littorina saxatilis isolate snail1 linkage group LG9, US_GU_Lsax_2.0, whole genome shotgun sequence genome:
tatacGTATTGGAAAGAAAAAACCCTCTGTATTATGAAATGTCTTCAAACGGGATAGATACATACCAAACGAAAGTAAAGAAATCATTGTACATGGCATTATCTGATCGGAATAAATCTAGGTGAGTATTGTTTAAAAATGCCAGTAAAGGCATGTGTAAGTGATCTTACCCTGTGACCACGGTTGTACACAGCATCCCTGATGACAACAGCCTCACTGCCCAATTCAATGCAAGCTGTGTCAGGCAGACGGAGGCGATCGGGATCAGTCAGCACCACTCCACACGACAGGTGGCCATTGCATCCCTTGACAACCTTGTCTAGTTGTATCTGTGCGACAGATGTTTTCTTTACAATACTGATGAATGTGTATAAAGACAATAAGCTGACGTAATATTGATAGAAAAAGTACCCACACGGGATTCTGTTGTGTTTTCTCCTTGTGTTGACTGTTGCAGGTGTTATAAAAATGGCGTATTGGTCACGTCACATTGTGCGTTCATGCTTGTGCATGTGCATATTTGGACACTTCACGCCTGTTCATGCGTGCACACAGGGTCCTGAATTGGCCtgtatggtccgctggaccccaaaagcaacaactaactaactaactatgcgtgcatacaaacacacacacacacatacacacacatacacacacacatacacacatacacgcacacacacacacacacacacgcacacatacacacacacacacccacatacacacaaacacacacacccacacacacacacacacgcgcacacgcacacacacacacacacacacatacacacaaacacacacacacacacgcgcacacgcacacacacacacacgtacacacatacacacacatacacacacacacacacacacgcgcgcgcacacgcacagacacacacacgtacacacacacatacacgcacatacacacacacacacacacacacacacacacacacacacccacacacacacacgcgcgcgcgcgcacacacactcacacacatacgcgcacatacacgcacgcacacacacacacacacacacacatacacgcacacacacacacacccacacatgcacgcgcacacacacacacacacacacatacacacacaaacacacacacacacacacacacacacacacgcgcacacgcacacacacacgtacactcacacacgcacacacgcacacacacacacacatacacgcacacacgcacacacacacacacacacacacacacacacacacaccacacccacacacacacacacctcatacAGCACGCCGGGCACCATTGGCTGGTCAGCAACAACAATACCGATGGCCACACCCAACATACTCTCTGCTGTCAGACCGTCGTCGCTCAGTATAATGAACTGCCCGTGGTTTGTGTGAAAACGCCATGCCTGTAGCTGTTGAAAAAATAGATTGTTCAACTACAattcagacaaaaacagaagaacATCAGGTATCCCTTCAACAGTAATTACAGAAAAGACTGTTcttaaagccccactccgccttACATGAGGTTTATAGAACGATGGGCTATTTCACTTAAACAACAATACCAACATTATGAAACACACTTGCACTAGCATTTAACATTATATGACACAAATCACTTGAATGGCTTTTTAgcacgcgtaaaccacacaccgtTTGTGGTTGTTTATTCAACCCCAGAGCCATCGAGGCCCCGTATGACCAACTTAAATAATGAAAGATATTTGCTTCATACTGTACATGATCAATTGAGTCGTTTACAGTTTCAAGACGGCTCTATATCTGCaatagcatgtgcttgtgtaCCTCTGTATCTAAAATACAACACATGACTGATAGTGACACAAAACAGAGTGGCAGCGTCTTCAAATAAACTGTAGCGGCGTTGCGGAAACTCCGTGTGCTTGGGCTGTGGTAAGATGCAGCTCATTTGTTGTGATAGCAGCCACTGTCGCGGAAGTACGTTTGTATGCGCGCGATACCCAATCTACACTAGCACAGCAACATGCGGCATTACATGTTCGATATCTCAGTCGACCAGCATCTTAAAAAGGACaaatttgtattgtttttggtACTCTACTTTCCCGTCATAAATTGAAAAGAGCTGCATCTTATACGCACCAGTCAACTCAGTCACCTACCTCGTTTGACATACATCCGGGCTCCctactttcaaactttcaatACTTCGAACTGTACTGACTTTGTCTTGATGATAAAATAATCATGTCGTGTTTTAACCATGTTTGTTTCAAAAACTGTCCATTTTTTTAGATTTGAAAACTTAAGTCCAGCGCCTTTCACACGGGTCTATCAGCacaaaatacattctttgaaaactATATCACTCTCAagggaaagcagccaggatgttccagAGCGATAAGCGTTCCAATGGAAGTATGTTTGCACTGGGGAGCTCTGTAATCAGAAACAGAGAGTTAACGGGAGGCGGAGTGCAGTGGGCCTTTAAGAACTCATGAGAGAAAAAACTTTATTATCCTCTAAAATGAGTATCTTAAAACATGGTAACTTgctttattttatcttatttgtTGTACACGTTACATATATACCAGACGCAGTAACGTAAAGTAAATTCAGCTCACCTTAACATTTGTGCTGATACCCTGCTTTAATATTCTAagttgtcccccccccccccccctttgcacGTTAAACTTCTCTCCTTTCACCGTTTTACTTGCCGTAATATGGTTCAGCTGTAATATCGTTACAATTGGGTTACAAAAATATCCGTAAAATACAGAACAatagaaataaattaaaacaaaacaaaaacctaaaTGTATACTAAGTGTGGTTACATGTTTACATCAAGATAGGAATTGCTTTTATGGGTTCTGGCAAGGTCAAAGTAGTGGTAACACTCTTGTAAGAAATATCACACTTATTTGATCAATTTCTTCAATGTGTCAAGAGATTGCTGATTGAATTACATCGTCCACGGGCTTGAGATTAGCATAGAACACGTTAGAATCTCAAGGCTGTCAGAAAAGGTCAATAAGCTGGCCATACCGATGATAGGGATCCTCCTTACCTGACGTGTACGGATGAATGAGATCGTCCTTACCTGACGTGTACCGATGAATATCATCCTTACCTGACCTGTACCGATGAATACCATCCTTACCTGACGTGTACCGATGAATGAGATCATCCTTACCTGACGTGTACCGATGAATATCATCCTTACCTGACGTGTACCGATGAATACCATCCTTACCTGACGTGTACCGATAAATGAGATCATCCTTACCTGACATGTACCGATGATTGAGATCCTCCGTACCTGACGTGTACTGATGAATGAGATCATCATTACCTGACGTGTACTGATGAATGAGATCCTCCTTACCTGACGTGTACTGATGAATGAGATCCTCCTTACCTGACGTGTACTGATGAATGAGATCCTCCTTACCTGACGTGTACTGATGAATGAGATCATCCTTACCTGACGTGTACTGATGAATGAGATCCTCCTTACCTGACGTGTACTGATGAATGAGATCATCCTTACCTGACGTGTACTGATGAATGAGATTATCCTTACCTGACGTGTACTGATGAATGAGATTATCCTTACCTGACGTGTACTGATGAATGCGATCCATATTACTTGACGTGTACTGATGAATGAGATCATCCTTACCTGACATTTATCGATGAATGAGATCCACCTTACCTGACGTGTACTGATGAATGAGATCCTCCTTACCTGACATGCACTGATGAATGAGATCATCCTTACCTGACGTGTACTGATGAATGAAATCATCCTTACCTGACATGCACTGATGAATGAGATCATCCTTACCTGACGTGTACCGATCAATAATATCATCCTTCCCTGATGTGTACTGATGAATGAGATCCTCCGTATGCCCCGGTCTCACATCTACGAATGTCACCCGACTTTAGGTAGTCGGCTGGAAGTCGGAAGAGGTCGGAGAGTTCGTGAGaattagcaattttgtttttgaaaagtcggttagttcggaaggcccttcagactgttttgaacatgttcaaaacagtcggaagagcctcccgactcagacgaatagaaatttgtcgggtggttgtcgtaagcgtgtcggtttagtcgtaaggcgattctgattagtcgtaacggtagtcggaagactcgtaggggtggtcggatttgtcggtagcatagtttcgttcggattagtcgtaagggcagtctgatttgtcgttaggacaGTCGTTAGCTAGTCGGTTTAGTCGTTACACTGGTCGTGAGAGTCGGCTATTGTTCGGAAGGTTTTCAGCTAATAATCGGGCCTGTCGTAACTTCAGTCGGAATTGTCGTTACTGCAATCGGAAGTGTCTGGACacatgtcggatttgtcggcCCTAAAGTAGGGGGGTTGTCGACTGCTTGTCGGCTACATGGTCGGATCAGTCGTAAGGACAGGTCGGGGGTGAAATTTGGAGCCGAATTTGCATCCGACACTTCCGACCTAGCCGACTTAACTATCCCCGACACTTCCGAAAAATCGTATATGTGAGACCCAGGCATTACCTGACGTGTACTGATAAATAATATCATCCTTATCTGACgtgtactttctttctttctttatttggtgtttaaacgtcgttttcaaccattcaatgttatatcgcgacggggaaaggggggagatgggataggggaaagggggggagatgggatagagccacttgttaattgtttcttgtttacaaatgcactaatcaaaaaattgctccaggggcttgcaacgtagtacaatatatgacctcactgggagaatgcaagtttccagtacaaaggacttaacatttcttacatactgcttgactaaaatatttacaaacattgactatattctatacaagaaacacttaacaagggtaaaaggagaaacagaaccgttagtcgcctcttacgacatgctgggtagcatcgggtaaattctttctcgtcccaaccaatatgggactccccctaacccgcagggggtacCTGACGTGTACTGATAAATAATATCATCCTTACCTGACATGTACTGATAAATAATATCATCCTTACCTGACGTGTACTGATAAATAATATCATCCTTACCTGACGTGTACTGCTGAATAATATCATCCTGACGTGTACTGATGAATACAGTTCTTTTTACCGGACGTGTACCGATGAATGAGATCATTCTTACCTGACGTGTACTGATGCTGACAGGCTTGACCTTCACCTGACCCAGTGCTAACAGTTCCTCCTCAATGCGGGCCACTGCTGCAGCGTCAATGGTCAGCGTAACCGTGGAAACCGACTTCCAGTTCACTGAGAATTGACCACAAGTGACCAGTATGTCCTTTACACGATTCCTCAGAGCACGAGTGACGTCACACATCCCTTTATTAGTGGACCCTCTGGTGGTGCGATCAGCAACACGTCGGTGTGACGTCAGTCTGCCTCGATGATCCAACAAGGTGACCTTGACGGCTAAGACTGTGTCCCTCACCTTGGCATTGGCAATGAGCGTCATCTTCTTCAGACGACGCCTGCATTCCTTGACGGAGTTCTCTAACTGGTCGCAGGTCCTGTCGATCTCAGCAACAGCTTCCTGCACCACTTTCTCCGTGGCCTCCAGGTGGCTCTCCAACACTGCAACAGCTTCTTCTAGCATCTGCTCTTCCGTCAGCAGTGACATCACCATCTCACTTAATTCTTCACGTGATTTGTCTGCCGCTTCCGCCAATTCCGTCAGGTCTGGGCATGCGCGGTGCTTGGCGCTAGCGCACAGGTGGCAAATTGCGGCCCCGTGGGTGGGACAGAAGAGCTCGCACGGCTTGCTGGTGTGCACGCTGCAGTGGTCAGGCTGACTGGCGGCTAGCTCTTCCGCTGTCATGCTGGACAGGTCTTCCACCTTATGATGACGTGTCGCAGAAAAGTTCGTGTGTTGGCAACCGCAGGACTTGCACATCATATCGTTGCAGttgagacagatggacaccgcCGCTGTCTTGCATCCTCCACACACGTGATCCTGGCTCAGTACACGTGTACTCTCCACCAGAGCTGTCATGGCGACATCATCCGGTAAGTCGTCCACCACCTCCTCCCACcccttcgtcttgcttttcTCTTTGGGGTCTGCGATGGCGCCCCTGCAGAGCGGACAGAGGGCCTCGGGGTTGGAGGCGAGCCAGGAGAGAAGGCAGTGGCGACACAGGACGTGAGCACAGGGCAGCAGTTTGGGGTTCTTGAACAGCTCGTGACACACGGAGCATTCTGTGTCACTGTCCGCTGAACTTGTACTAGCTGCCGTTGCCATGGTTACGAGTCAGTTCTGAAGGGAGAACAATGAGAAGGGTGTGTTAAGCGATTCAAGCAAGATTGGGTTAAGCGTGTTTTATACATTTCTCTTTGTATGTATACACGTTTGAGACAAGAACAACATATAGAACGATAACAAGCAGTAATGTAGAACACAGTAGTAACACCACccgtgacaacaacaacaacaacaacaacaacaccaccacctacaacaacaacaacaacacgtggcaacaacaacaacaacaacagcaacaacaactaaaccaacaactacaacaacaaaaacaacaacagccgcTGCTCGTGCTGCTGCAACCGTTTATATCCGTAATAAACATTGTGGCTCAGATTAACCCCTGAATACCGCTGATGTCACAGTGTGTCTTTATTTCAGAGATACAGAAACCCATATCAATATATTCATACAGAAGGAACAAAGTCCATATAGCCCAAGCGACAAAAGACTTAAAACGTGATAACCTTTCAATCAAAGAAACAAAGGAACTTAATCGTTATAACTACAGACCAAAACAACATGTGACAGTCACAGCCAGTCTCTTGATTCCTCTGAAATgtgaagcattgaaatgaacacatGACTTTCATTTGCAACCACGTTGACATGTGAAGAGAAGAAACCTTCAATTGAAACCAAGTTGCTCAACGAGGAAGTGAGTACATACACCTGTATACGACAGCAGATAGTATTCTACACGACCGCCGTTcttgttacacaaacaatgCGAGAGCCGTGTGAAACGCTTGATAAAACATCTAGCACAGAATGGCCAGACAGCGTTGTCCACAACATgggactgacacacagacacactctgcGTCACCCGAGAAGGCGCTGACGAAGATTTCACTTGACGGAATCTAGTTTGCTAGTTCTCTTCTATACTTCCCGTCATCAAAACTAAACAGATGTGTCTAGGTGCAGTATTTTGTAATGAGAACGTTTACAGTTAAAccagttatatgactggaaaggcttCCCCTATTCAACAAACAGATCGAGTATACATAAGGCAGTGTttacaataaacggcctcatctgACATCATAAAGCGCTACATTCAAACTCACATGCCTAGTATTTTATGACAGGTAGTTCAGTTCACACAGTATTATTTAGACGAGGATCATTATTATACTCTCAACAGGACGAAGACATAGGCAGAACCTGACCACAAAATAGGTTTTCTACACACAGccgagaaaacaagctctggtCAATATAAACCACACTGCAGAAAGCAGAACGAGAACAGCAACAATCCACACACCGCAAGTCCAGCGATCACCTTGAGTATCTCACAGCCATGATCAATTCAAGCGAACCGAAAACACATGTCCCGGAAACCGAAAGTAGAACCTTTCTCAGTTGATACTCCTCATTTTACTGTTACGAACGTGTTTCGATCGGTTACACAGTTGATACAAGATTGGAAGTAAGGAATGTGAAAGTAATGAACTTTATAACCCtatttttacagtgatagacatGAATGCaaatagttttaagcatggTACGTGAACTGAGGAAGGACACACATGTCCATTGGTATCGGATAGCACACATTTTGTGGAAGACACGATATAAAAggttaaccaaccaaccaacaaacagacTTGGTCTACATAATAAGATGATTTTGAAAGATTAAACGCTCACCTGATGCTATGTACACTAAGCAACTCCCACGTGTTGATATGTCTGATAACATGAACACACAGCGTCAAGACTGGGCCACACTGTGTTATGCCTTCAACACAACGCAGTGCGAGCGTGTCAGACAGCTGGGTCACGCGAGTGGGAGGAATTTGACAGGCGCTTGATATCGagacagattttttttaaacgtatgtTTTAAGTAGCCAGGCCCTGGTCCTGCtagggtagtgtgtgtgtgtgtgtgtgtgtgtgtgtgtgtgtgtgtgtgtgtgtgtgtgtgtgtgtgtgtgtttgtacgtgtgtgtgtgtgtgtgtgtgcgtgtttaagcgtgtgtgtgtttgtacgtgtgtgtgtgtgtgtatgtgtgtgtgtgtatgtgcgtgtgtgtgtgtgtgtgtatgtgtgtgtgtgtgtgtgtatttgaagTAATCATGAATGGTTCTGTGTCAGCGTCTACATTGCGGACATTGAGATTACAGGAGAACAAATCGTTTATAAAGAAAGGTCCAAGAAACAAAACAACGTTGTGCAAACCACCAGTTTTGTACCAGGCTAGCACTGAGGATATTCATTTCATGTTAATGTGCAGTGTGTCTCCCCCAGCGCTCTGCTTACTGTCTGCAGTGTATGCTACCTCCCTTGGCTGTGGTGTTTATTtcactattttgttgttgaaggcTGCACTGTATTTGATCGAGCTTGATCGAGTGTTGCGCGGCACGACTTCAAACGTCATGGTGACATTCTTCCATGCGTGTATAGATTTGATGTCgtttaagaaagaaaacattCAAAGTCGCACAGTGTTTTGGTTTCCAGCTCGAAATTGCCGATATGGGGAAAAAATGTGTCAACGGGGTTGGGCCTACGTCTATCTACAAACCAAACGTGTTTGCAAATTTTATaacgacaac
Encoded proteins:
- the LOC138977261 gene encoding E3 ubiquitin-protein ligase TRIM45-like, with translation MATAASTSSADSDTECSVCHELFKNPKLLPCAHVLCRHCLLSWLASNPEALCPLCRGAIADPKEKSKTKGWEEVVDDLPDDVAMTALVESTRVLSQDHVCGGCKTAAVSICLNCNDMMCKSCGCQHTNFSATRHHKVEDLSSMTAEELAASQPDHCSVHTSKPCELFCPTHGAAICHLCASAKHRACPDLTELAEAADKSREELSEMVMSLLTEEQMLEEAVAVLESHLEATEKVVQEAVAEIDRTCDQLENSVKECRRRLKKMTLIANAKVRDTVLAVKVTLLDHRGRLTSHRRVADRTTRGSTNKGMCDVTRALRNRVKDILVTCGQFSVNWKSVSTVTLTIDAAAVARIEEELLALGQVKVKPVSISTRQLQAWRFHTNHGQFIILSDDGLTAESMLGVAIGIVVADQPMVPGVLYEIQLDKVVKGCNGHLSCGVVLTDPDRLRLPDTACIELGSEAVVIRDAVYNRGHRVRSLTHAFTGIFKQYSPRFIPIR